Proteins encoded within one genomic window of Porphyromonadaceae bacterium W3.11:
- a CDS encoding relaxase/mobilization nuclease domain-containing protein, with amino-acid sequence MIAKISATANLGGTLGYNFKKVEREEASVLLANGLYLQQKGQPYTMEQVLADMQLAIPDRCRTKKVVFHCSLNPHPDERLDDETLRAIGKEYMEQLGYGEQPYIVFKHSDIAREHIHIVSLRVDSEGRKINDQFERRRSKRITDALELKYGLIPSSKMTNKSPDMAPSLEGLVDDTPPLGGWGANRIEEVMRFVLKHYAFQSLGELNALLANYQLTAEEVKRGFRGKQYDGVVYMPIDDKGNKIGTPIHASEMGRGIGYDALQRRMNKSKALIAPYLGDVRGRILEVMRSSPKTTEELQKGLEKVGLRAYIRRSESGRLFGITFIDDKHRIVVNGSRLGKGYSANVFNSYFANPDLNPFLDETLYRTAKAPEQSTDISKSIAPVESGGDELIGDVIGELIDDLPISSGDGDWKEAAWQRKLRRQNRPRLRGKRR; translated from the coding sequence ATGATTGCGAAGATTTCGGCCACGGCTAATCTTGGGGGTACGCTTGGCTACAACTTTAAGAAGGTGGAGCGTGAGGAGGCTTCTGTGCTATTGGCAAATGGTCTCTACCTGCAGCAGAAAGGTCAGCCTTACACGATGGAGCAGGTATTGGCTGATATGCAGCTGGCTATCCCAGATAGGTGCAGAACAAAGAAGGTGGTTTTTCACTGCTCACTCAATCCGCATCCTGATGAGCGTTTGGATGATGAGACTTTGAGAGCTATTGGCAAGGAGTATATGGAGCAGCTGGGGTATGGGGAGCAACCCTATATCGTCTTTAAGCACTCGGACATCGCTCGGGAGCATATCCATATCGTTTCGCTTAGGGTGGATAGCGAGGGACGAAAGATAAACGACCAATTTGAAAGACGTAGAAGCAAAAGGATAACTGATGCCTTAGAATTGAAGTATGGACTGATTCCAAGCAGTAAGATGACAAATAAGTCCCCAGATATGGCTCCATCTTTAGAGGGTTTAGTTGATGATACTCCCCCTTTAGGGGGCTGGGGGGCTAATAGAATAGAGGAAGTGATGAGATTTGTACTGAAGCATTATGCCTTTCAATCGTTAGGTGAACTTAATGCTCTCCTCGCTAATTACCAGCTTACTGCGGAAGAGGTCAAAAGGGGATTTAGAGGTAAGCAGTATGATGGAGTTGTTTATATGCCTATAGATGACAAGGGCAATAAGATAGGTACGCCCATACACGCCTCGGAAATGGGGCGTGGAATTGGCTATGACGCCCTGCAACGGAGGATGAATAAGTCAAAAGCTCTAATTGCTCCATACCTTGGAGATGTGCGAGGTCGTATTTTAGAGGTAATGCGTTCGTCTCCAAAGACAACAGAGGAGCTTCAGAAAGGTTTGGAGAAGGTAGGACTACGAGCTTATATCCGAAGAAGTGAGAGCGGACGGCTCTTTGGTATTACTTTTATAGACGATAAGCATAGGATAGTGGTCAATGGCTCTCGCTTGGGCAAAGGGTACTCTGCTAATGTCTTTAATAGCTACTTCGCTAATCCTGACCTTAATCCTTTCCTTGATGAGACGCTATATCGCACAGCGAAAGCACCTGAACAGTCTACGGACATTTCTAAGAGTATTGCACCAGTGGAGAGCGGTGGTGATGAACTCATTGGTGATGTTATCGGCGAACTGATAGATGACCTGCCAATAAGTAGTGGCGATGGGGACTGGAAAGAGGCGGCTTGGCAACGCAAACTAAGACGACAAAATCGCCCTCGCTTAAGAGGCAAGAGAAGGTAG
- a CDS encoding ParA family protein has translation MSKTKTDRKRPIYVGFASQKGGVGKSTLAELFSAILYYERGIDLLVVDCDGRQESFLKLRERDRDTIEEYPEIAQGMQLHFKKFGKPSYPISAVPVEEALKEVSRLIGTEKVLTPELVIFDFPGHASTLELLNLSIEMDYIISPIEPDVQSLASSLAYAKTIEDIGVSTDDARIKELFLFWNKVDRRAKNSVIEEYTRYIKEHGLSLLDAKVYSSVKFSRELALGGVKGVFRCSYLPPAPALRIGTGIDEWVTELLNRIQLTTIRDEQDGNH, from the coding sequence ATGAGTAAGACCAAAACGGACAGAAAGCGACCCATCTATGTAGGCTTTGCCTCTCAAAAAGGAGGCGTGGGAAAGAGCACCCTGGCGGAACTCTTCTCCGCAATTCTCTATTATGAAAGAGGCATAGACCTTCTTGTGGTAGACTGTGATGGACGGCAGGAGTCATTCCTCAAGTTGCGAGAGCGTGACCGTGACACCATAGAAGAGTACCCCGAAATAGCACAGGGGATGCAACTGCATTTTAAGAAGTTTGGGAAACCCTCCTATCCCATATCTGCTGTACCCGTAGAAGAGGCATTGAAGGAGGTCTCAAGACTGATTGGTACTGAGAAGGTGCTAACCCCAGAGTTGGTCATATTCGATTTCCCTGGTCACGCCAGTACCTTAGAGTTACTCAACCTCTCTATCGAGATGGATTACATTATCTCACCCATAGAGCCAGACGTACAGTCTTTGGCCTCCTCCTTAGCCTATGCCAAGACCATTGAAGACATAGGTGTCTCCACAGACGACGCACGTATAAAGGAGCTCTTTCTATTTTGGAACAAAGTAGATCGCCGTGCCAAAAATAGTGTGATAGAGGAGTACACCCGCTACATCAAGGAGCATGGCCTCTCACTCTTAGATGCCAAAGTGTACAGCTCCGTAAAGTTCTCAAGAGAGCTTGCACTGGGAGGCGTAAAAGGTGTCTTTCGCTGCTCTTACCTGCCACCTGCTCCCGCACTCCGTATCGGCACAGGAATAGATGAGTGGGTCACAGAGCTACTCAATCGGATTCAACTAACTACCATAAGAGACGAGCAAGATGGCAACCATTGA
- a CDS encoding DUF3408 domain-containing protein, translating to MATIEERRKALLTKKLDEMGKMGVTHRTAENSPFYDQPIEEASAQGLLEDRDEVDALDTETSSPPNPIEKTMPSTEASSKQQKRSKTTKSREDFVEYQQIFLAPKVLESKTQFSLSRDTVTLLKIILQDLGSRTTLTAYIENILRDHISEYRDLINQVTAKRRRKETIPE from the coding sequence ATGGCAACCATTGAGGAGAGGCGAAAAGCCCTATTGACCAAGAAGCTTGACGAGATGGGTAAGATGGGGGTCACCCATAGGACTGCAGAGAATAGCCCATTCTATGACCAACCCATCGAGGAGGCTTCTGCTCAAGGATTGCTGGAGGACCGGGATGAGGTAGATGCCTTAGATACTGAGACCTCATCTCCACCTAATCCTATTGAGAAAACAATGCCTTCTACAGAGGCGTCCTCCAAGCAGCAGAAGCGGAGTAAAACGACTAAGAGCAGGGAGGACTTTGTCGAGTATCAGCAAATCTTCCTGGCGCCCAAAGTGCTTGAGAGCAAGACCCAGTTTTCACTCAGTCGGGACACCGTGACCCTCCTTAAGATTATTCTGCAGGACTTAGGAAGTAGGACGACCCTCACCGCCTATATTGAGAACATCCTAAGGGACCACATCAGTGAGTATAGAGATTTGATTAACCAAGTCACCGCTAAACGACGACGCAAAGAGACCATACCAGAATGA
- a CDS encoding DUF4134 domain-containing protein, with translation MNRKKLMLALLLIAGTTMGAYAQGNGMAGITEATKMVTSYFDPATKLIYAIGAVVGLIGGVKVYNKFSSGDPDTSKTAASWFGACIFLIVAATILRSFFL, from the coding sequence ATGAACAGAAAGAAATTAATGCTGGCACTGCTCCTCATAGCAGGGACTACTATGGGAGCTTATGCGCAGGGCAATGGGATGGCTGGTATTACTGAGGCGACTAAGATGGTCACCTCCTACTTTGATCCAGCCACCAAGCTTATCTACGCCATCGGGGCAGTAGTGGGCCTGATTGGTGGGGTGAAAGTGTACAATAAGTTCTCTAGTGGTGACCCTGACACCAGCAAGACCGCTGCCTCTTGGTTTGGAGCTTGTATCTTCCTAATCGTTGCAGCTACGATCCTTAGGAGCTTCTTCCTCTAA
- a CDS encoding DUF4133 domain-containing protein yields MAEWEINKGVGRSVEFKGLKAQYLFLFAGGLLGTFITVVILYLIGVHQVVCLVIGLVGATVVVWQTFAMNRKYGQYGLMKRGAIKSHPRYLINRRSVAHLFNNLKSTPLRR; encoded by the coding sequence ATGGCTGAGTGGGAAATCAATAAGGGTGTTGGACGTAGCGTTGAGTTTAAGGGACTGAAAGCTCAGTACCTCTTCCTCTTCGCAGGAGGATTACTGGGTACATTCATTACCGTTGTTATCCTCTACCTGATTGGCGTCCATCAAGTGGTCTGTCTGGTCATAGGCTTAGTGGGTGCCACCGTTGTGGTGTGGCAAACGTTTGCCATGAACCGTAAGTACGGACAATATGGATTGATGAAGCGAGGGGCGATTAAAAGTCACCCCCGCTACCTCATCAATAGACGCTCCGTCGCACACCTCTTCAATAACCTCAAGTCTACACCACTACGCAGATGA
- a CDS encoding TraG family conjugative transposon ATPase produces MRNSSKISTLERKFPLLAVEHDCIVSKDADITVAFRVELPELFTITSVEYEAMHSAWHKAIKVLPNYSIVHKQDWFIKENYQQELTSKQGGEWLSFLSRASERHFNERPFLNHSCYLFLTKTNKQRMQRQSNFSTLCRGHILPKEISDKEEVTKFLEAVDQFERIINDSEQIKLTRLTEEEIVGSEHHYGLLDCYFSLNGDSNPSLQDIRLGADKVRVGDNILCLHTLSDTDDLPTSVSTDSRYERLSTDRSDCRLSFAAPVGLLLSCNHIYNQYLFIEDSDENLQKFEKSARNMHSLGRYSRSNQINEEWIQEYLNVAHSQGLTSIRAHFNVMAWSDDPEELRNIKNDVGSALALMECKPRHNTVDTATLYWAGMPGNAADFPSEESFYTFIEPALCFFTAETNYKDSLSPFGIKMADRLSGKPIHLDISDLPMKRGITTNRNKFILGPSGSGKSFFTNHMVRQYYEQGAHVLLVDTGNSYQGLCGLIHQKSKGKDGVYFTYTDESPISFNPFYTDDNVFDVEKRESISTLLLTLWKSSDERITKTEAGELGSAVNAYIEFIKVTPVHTPCFNGFYEFLRDTYREELKQRDIKVTKEDFNVDNLLTTLKQYYKGGRYDFLLNSDKNIDLLTKRFIVFEIDAVKDNKDLFPVVTIIIMEAFINKMRRLKGIRKMILIEEAWKAIASASMADYIKYLYKTVRKFYGEAIVVTQEVDDIIQSPIVKESIINNSDCKILLDQRKYMTKFDGIQEMLGLSEKEKGQILSINMNNDPNRLYKEVWIGLGGVQSAVYATEVSMEEYLTYTTEELEKVEVMKRAEQLGGDIEVAIRQLAQEKREKRENK; encoded by the coding sequence ATGAGAAACAGCAGTAAGATAAGCACATTAGAGCGTAAGTTCCCGCTATTGGCGGTGGAGCACGACTGCATTGTCTCTAAGGATGCAGACATTACAGTCGCTTTTCGTGTGGAGCTTCCTGAGCTCTTCACCATCACCTCTGTAGAGTATGAGGCGATGCACTCTGCTTGGCATAAAGCCATTAAGGTGTTGCCCAATTACTCCATCGTGCATAAGCAGGATTGGTTCATCAAGGAGAACTATCAGCAAGAGCTGACCAGTAAGCAAGGCGGGGAATGGCTAAGTTTCCTCTCACGAGCTTCGGAAAGGCACTTCAATGAGCGTCCCTTCCTCAATCATAGCTGTTACCTCTTCCTTACCAAGACCAATAAGCAACGAATGCAAAGACAGAGCAACTTTTCTACGCTGTGCCGTGGGCATATCCTGCCGAAAGAGATTAGTGACAAAGAGGAGGTCACCAAGTTCTTGGAGGCAGTAGACCAGTTTGAACGAATCATTAATGATAGCGAACAAATCAAGCTGACTCGGCTTACTGAAGAGGAAATAGTCGGTAGCGAGCATCACTACGGGCTATTGGATTGCTATTTCTCTTTGAATGGTGATAGCAACCCATCCCTTCAAGACATCCGATTAGGAGCAGATAAGGTGCGGGTTGGGGACAATATCCTTTGTCTCCATACCCTCTCTGACACTGATGACCTACCCACCTCCGTGAGTACCGATAGTCGATACGAACGGCTCTCTACAGATAGAAGTGATTGCCGATTGAGCTTTGCTGCTCCAGTCGGTCTATTGCTTTCCTGTAATCACATCTACAACCAGTACCTCTTTATTGAGGATAGTGATGAGAACCTACAGAAGTTTGAGAAGTCGGCCCGCAATATGCACTCCCTCGGTCGCTATAGCCGTAGCAACCAAATCAATGAGGAGTGGATACAGGAGTACCTTAATGTAGCCCACTCCCAAGGTCTCACTTCCATAAGAGCCCATTTCAATGTGATGGCTTGGAGCGATGACCCCGAAGAGCTACGCAATATTAAGAATGATGTTGGCTCTGCCCTTGCACTCATGGAATGCAAGCCAAGGCACAACACCGTAGATACAGCCACCCTCTACTGGGCGGGTATGCCTGGTAACGCTGCCGACTTCCCCAGCGAGGAGAGTTTCTATACCTTCATCGAGCCTGCACTCTGCTTCTTTACAGCAGAGACCAACTATAAAGATTCGCTCTCACCTTTTGGAATAAAGATGGCAGACCGTCTGTCTGGCAAACCCATCCATTTGGATATCTCAGACCTGCCGATGAAGAGGGGGATTACCACCAACCGCAATAAGTTTATCCTTGGTCCGTCAGGTTCGGGAAAGTCTTTCTTTACCAACCACATGGTACGGCAATACTATGAGCAAGGGGCTCATGTCCTTTTGGTAGATACCGGTAACTCTTATCAAGGACTATGCGGTTTAATCCATCAGAAGAGCAAGGGTAAGGATGGCGTTTACTTCACCTATACCGATGAAAGCCCTATCTCCTTCAACCCTTTCTACACCGATGACAATGTCTTCGATGTAGAAAAGCGTGAGAGCATCAGTACCCTCCTTCTAACTCTATGGAAGAGTTCTGATGAAAGGATTACCAAAACGGAGGCAGGAGAGCTGGGCTCTGCCGTCAATGCCTACATTGAATTTATCAAGGTTACTCCTGTGCATACGCCCTGCTTCAATGGCTTCTACGAATTTCTCCGTGACACTTACCGTGAGGAGCTGAAGCAGAGAGACATTAAGGTAACCAAGGAGGACTTTAATGTTGATAACCTCTTAACGACACTCAAGCAGTATTACAAGGGTGGTCGCTATGACTTCTTGCTCAATTCGGATAAGAACATCGACCTCCTCACGAAGCGATTTATCGTCTTTGAGATTGATGCGGTCAAAGATAACAAAGATCTATTCCCTGTCGTCACCATCATTATTATGGAGGCTTTCATCAATAAAATGAGGCGACTTAAGGGGATCCGTAAGATGATCCTTATTGAGGAGGCGTGGAAAGCGATCGCTAGTGCCAGTATGGCAGACTATATCAAGTACCTCTACAAGACGGTGCGTAAGTTCTATGGTGAAGCCATCGTGGTGACACAGGAGGTAGATGACATCATTCAGTCTCCCATTGTTAAGGAGAGCATTATCAACAACTCTGACTGTAAGATTCTCTTAGACCAGCGTAAGTACATGACCAAGTTTGATGGCATTCAGGAGATGCTCGGTCTCTCCGAAAAGGAGAAAGGACAAATCCTCTCCATCAATATGAACAATGACCCGAACCGCCTCTACAAGGAGGTGTGGATAGGGCTGGGTGGTGTGCAGTCTGCCGTTTATGCTACAGAGGTCTCTATGGAGGAGTACCTCACCTATACCACTGAAGAGTTGGAGAAGGTGGAGGTGATGAAACGTGCTGAGCAACTGGGTGGCGACATTGAGGTGGCGATCCGTCAATTGGCACAAGAGAAACGAGAAAAACGAGAGAATAAGTAA
- a CDS encoding DUF4141 domain-containing protein: MKQKLWILGVLLFGLIGRANAQWVVADPTNFAGNIVNTIKEITTASKTVKNTLDNFKEVEKLYNESKKYYDALKKVNNLIGDAYKVKETILMVGDISEIYVTSFRKMLNDSNFRPAELAAMASGYTKLLELSGESLRELKQVSKSNIFSMSDHERMQMIDQIYNTVREYRSIVSYYTRKNISVSYVRAKQKGELQQVLSLYGGDDVRYW, from the coding sequence ATGAAACAGAAGCTATGGATTTTAGGCGTTTTGCTCTTCGGGCTAATCGGCAGAGCCAACGCTCAGTGGGTGGTTGCTGACCCCACTAACTTCGCTGGAAATATCGTTAATACGATTAAGGAGATCACAACCGCCAGTAAGACGGTTAAGAACACCCTGGACAACTTCAAGGAGGTGGAGAAGCTGTACAATGAGAGCAAGAAGTACTACGATGCCCTTAAGAAGGTGAATAACCTCATTGGGGATGCATACAAGGTCAAAGAGACCATCTTGATGGTGGGCGACATCTCGGAGATTTATGTCACCTCTTTCAGGAAAATGCTCAATGATTCCAACTTCAGACCTGCAGAGTTGGCTGCGATGGCTTCAGGGTACACCAAGCTCTTGGAACTGAGTGGTGAGAGCCTACGTGAGCTAAAGCAGGTCTCTAAGAGCAATATCTTCTCTATGAGTGACCATGAAAGGATGCAGATGATTGATCAGATCTATAACACCGTACGTGAATACCGCTCGATTGTCTCTTACTATACCCGTAAGAATATCTCGGTTAGCTATGTCCGTGCCAAGCAGAAGGGGGAGCTTCAGCAGGTGCTGTCTCTATATGGGGGTGATGATGTACGGTATTGGTAA
- the traJ gene encoding conjugative transposon protein TraJ translates to MDFSSLHELLRSTYEEMMPLCSNMTGIAKGIAGLGALFYIAIRVWASLARAEPIDLYPLLRPFALGCCIMFFPTLVLGTMNTILSPVVKGTQQLVVMQEGELGSLRAKRDKLQEEALLRDPEKAYLVSNELFDAKIDEMGIIGPSDAITIAGMYAERAAYKTKQWIMKAIQDILEFFFHAVGLIIDTLRTFILIVLSILGPIVFGIAVWDGLGGSLSAWFSRYISVYLWLPVSSILTALLTKIQVLMLQKDIAQLADPNFIPEVGSWYYMAFFLIGIVGYFSVPTVAGWIIEAGGGIGSYGRNVNQAGKAGAQKAYAGGKQVASAGGAAVGNVAGRIKGMLTKK, encoded by the coding sequence ATGGACTTTTCAAGTTTACATGAACTCCTTCGTAGCACCTACGAGGAGATGATGCCGCTCTGTAGCAATATGACTGGTATTGCTAAGGGGATTGCTGGTTTGGGGGCGCTTTTCTATATCGCTATACGTGTTTGGGCTTCATTGGCAAGGGCAGAGCCCATTGACCTCTATCCTCTGTTGCGTCCTTTTGCTCTGGGCTGCTGTATTATGTTTTTCCCAACCTTGGTTCTTGGGACGATGAATACCATCCTCTCTCCTGTGGTCAAGGGAACACAACAGTTGGTTGTGATGCAGGAGGGGGAGCTGGGCAGTCTCAGAGCCAAGAGGGACAAGCTACAGGAGGAGGCTCTCCTTAGAGACCCTGAGAAGGCTTACCTCGTCTCTAATGAACTCTTTGATGCCAAGATTGATGAGATGGGGATTATTGGTCCCTCGGACGCCATCACCATTGCTGGGATGTATGCGGAGCGAGCTGCCTATAAGACAAAGCAATGGATCATGAAAGCGATACAGGACATCTTGGAGTTCTTTTTTCATGCGGTTGGACTCATCATTGATACGCTACGCACCTTTATCCTGATTGTCCTCTCTATATTGGGACCTATCGTCTTTGGCATTGCGGTGTGGGATGGTTTAGGGGGTTCCCTATCGGCTTGGTTTAGTCGCTATATCTCTGTTTACCTATGGCTGCCAGTGAGTAGCATCCTCACAGCTCTACTGACCAAGATTCAGGTCTTGATGCTTCAGAAGGATATTGCTCAACTGGCTGACCCCAACTTTATTCCTGAGGTGGGAAGCTGGTACTATATGGCTTTCTTCCTCATCGGTATCGTGGGGTACTTCTCTGTCCCTACAGTGGCTGGGTGGATTATCGAGGCTGGTGGTGGCATTGGCTCTTATGGTCGCAATGTCAATCAGGCTGGAAAAGCTGGTGCACAGAAAGCATATGCTGGTGGAAAGCAGGTGGCAAGTGCTGGTGGAGCTGCAGTAGGTAATGTAGCAGGAAGGATTAAGGGAATGCTTACTAAGAAATAA
- the traK gene encoding conjugative transposon protein TraK, protein MEFKSLTNIESSFKQIRLYAILFVLFCLGVCGYALYSSYAFAREQREKVYVLDNGKSLILALSQDAATNRPVEAREHVRRFHELFFTIAPDKEAIESNMARAFMLCDKSAFNYYKDLAEKGYYNRIISGNINQRVVLDSIQCNFEVYPYEVQTFGRQYIIRQSNITERSLVTRCTLQNSVRSDNNPQGFLMEQFVVVENRDLQTIKR, encoded by the coding sequence ATGGAATTCAAATCACTAACAAATATAGAGAGTTCTTTTAAGCAGATTAGGCTCTATGCCATACTCTTTGTGCTTTTTTGCCTTGGGGTATGTGGTTATGCCCTCTACAGCTCTTATGCCTTTGCTCGCGAACAGCGGGAGAAGGTATATGTGCTGGACAATGGCAAGTCGCTCATCTTGGCACTGAGCCAGGATGCCGCGACCAATCGACCTGTAGAGGCGAGGGAGCATGTACGGCGGTTTCACGAGCTTTTCTTTACGATAGCTCCTGATAAGGAGGCCATCGAGAGCAATATGGCTCGTGCCTTTATGCTGTGCGACAAGTCTGCCTTCAACTACTACAAGGACTTGGCGGAGAAGGGGTACTACAATCGGATTATCTCGGGCAATATCAATCAACGGGTGGTACTGGACTCTATCCAGTGTAACTTCGAGGTCTACCCTTATGAGGTGCAGACCTTTGGGCGACAATACATCATCCGGCAGAGCAACATCACGGAGCGTAGCTTGGTGACGAGGTGTACCCTCCAAAACTCGGTCCGCTCGGATAATAATCCGCAGGGCTTCCTGATGGAGCAGTTTGTTGTAGTGGAGAATAGGGACTTACAGACCATAAAGCGATGA
- the traM gene encoding conjugative transposon protein TraM, protein MGDSKNGGLPQVKREQVKKWLIFSALGLIFGLSMWFIFKPSGGSKTLEQSGLNDVVPQASVEQLEENKLKAYELGSYEESVAEQRKEIGRLSDYFSQGEQEELLREEEPVSTKIGSSLEQYERNNELLASFHEAEDYYEGEIDYLREEVERLQQKLNDRERDIVSEEDRQLALMEKSYQMAAKYLPNSGGAIPSLEGNSEEADDTSKPMDSGMPTTELPQMEVLADRKSVVSRLDRPMTDSAFIATYGASERNWGFHSVATVPEQVVPRNTLKVVVDKTTTLQEGSFVLLRLSEPALLSGIRLPRNAPLVAQAKIEGYRMRLFVRSIEVGDRIFSVALSAFDLDAQEGIAIPGIEEVMALKEVGATVGGSMGTSFTFASSAKDQIISEAARGVMQGASQLLQKKLRAIKVTIKGGHQLYLVQSK, encoded by the coding sequence ATGGGAGATAGTAAGAACGGAGGTCTACCACAAGTGAAGCGGGAACAGGTCAAGAAGTGGCTCATCTTCTCTGCCCTGGGGCTTATCTTTGGGCTCTCCATGTGGTTTATCTTTAAGCCAAGTGGTGGCAGTAAGACCTTGGAGCAGTCGGGGCTGAATGATGTGGTACCCCAAGCTTCGGTAGAGCAGTTGGAGGAGAATAAGCTGAAGGCTTATGAATTGGGAAGCTATGAGGAGAGTGTAGCTGAGCAACGCAAGGAGATCGGCAGGCTCTCGGACTACTTTAGCCAAGGAGAGCAGGAGGAACTACTGCGTGAAGAGGAACCTGTCTCTACCAAGATTGGCTCTTCTCTGGAGCAGTACGAGCGAAATAATGAGTTGTTGGCTTCTTTTCATGAAGCGGAGGACTATTATGAGGGGGAGATAGATTACCTGCGTGAGGAGGTGGAGCGACTTCAGCAGAAGCTGAATGATAGGGAAAGAGACATCGTAAGCGAGGAGGATCGTCAGCTGGCTCTGATGGAGAAGAGCTACCAGATGGCTGCGAAGTATTTGCCTAATAGTGGGGGAGCTATACCTTCCCTTGAGGGTAACTCTGAAGAGGCAGACGATACTTCTAAACCTATGGATAGCGGTATGCCGACAACTGAGCTACCTCAGATGGAGGTGCTGGCGGATCGGAAGTCGGTGGTCTCAAGGCTGGACCGACCGATGACCGACTCGGCCTTCATCGCTACCTACGGGGCGAGTGAGCGAAATTGGGGATTTCACTCTGTCGCCACCGTACCAGAGCAAGTTGTACCACGAAATACGCTTAAAGTGGTGGTCGATAAGACGACGACCTTACAGGAAGGTAGCTTTGTACTCCTTCGGCTCTCAGAGCCTGCTCTCTTATCGGGTATTCGACTTCCTCGAAATGCTCCTCTTGTGGCTCAAGCAAAGATTGAGGGGTATAGGATGAGGCTATTTGTTCGCTCCATTGAGGTGGGGGATAGAATATTCTCAGTTGCTCTCTCCGCTTTTGACCTCGATGCTCAAGAGGGCATTGCGATACCTGGCATTGAGGAGGTGATGGCACTTAAGGAGGTGGGAGCAACTGTAGGTGGCTCTATGGGTACTTCCTTCACCTTTGCTTCTTCTGCCAAAGACCAAATCATCTCTGAGGCTGCTCGAGGTGTGATGCAGGGGGCAAGCCAACTGCTCCAAAAGAAGTTGAGAGCCATTAAGGTGACGATTAAGGGTGGGCATCAGCTCTACTTAGTGCAGAGTAAATAA
- the traN gene encoding conjugative transposon protein TraN has protein sequence MKKVMLMAVLALGLGMSAVAQDSGDLYQGMSRTIPDGRVVVPYGLEVTFDKTVHLIFPAPIRYVDLGSNALVAGKADEGGGAENVLRVKAAVRDFERESNLSVICDDGSFYSFNVKYVDEPEKLNIEMKDFLSPTNGRLPSNRADIYFRELGNESPVLVKLIMQTIYQNNKREVKHIGARQFGLRFQLRGLYAHNGLLYFHTRIDNESNMPFSVDFVSFKVVDKKVAKQTAIQERVLQPLRAYHQIMQVHPNGKERTVFALEQFALTEDKQLEVTLYERNGGRTLTFYMQNEDLLRARRIDNLKLKW, from the coding sequence ATGAAGAAAGTAATGCTAATGGCGGTGCTGGCACTCGGACTTGGTATGAGTGCTGTAGCACAAGATTCAGGAGACCTTTATCAAGGGATGAGTCGAACGATCCCCGATGGTCGTGTAGTAGTGCCTTATGGCTTGGAAGTAACCTTTGACAAGACGGTTCACTTGATTTTTCCTGCTCCTATCCGTTATGTGGACTTAGGAAGCAATGCCTTGGTCGCTGGGAAAGCGGACGAGGGGGGAGGGGCGGAGAATGTATTGAGGGTGAAGGCGGCCGTAAGGGACTTTGAAAGGGAGAGTAATCTCTCGGTGATTTGCGATGACGGCTCGTTCTACAGCTTTAATGTGAAGTATGTTGATGAACCCGAAAAGCTCAATATTGAGATGAAGGATTTCCTTAGTCCAACAAATGGTCGCTTGCCCTCCAATAGAGCAGACATCTACTTTAGAGAGCTGGGCAATGAAAGTCCAGTACTGGTGAAATTGATTATGCAGACGATTTACCAGAACAATAAGCGGGAGGTGAAGCATATTGGAGCCAGGCAGTTTGGCTTACGTTTTCAGTTGCGTGGTCTCTATGCTCATAATGGCTTGCTCTACTTCCACACGCGCATTGACAATGAGAGTAATATGCCTTTCTCGGTGGACTTCGTCTCTTTTAAGGTGGTGGACAAAAAGGTGGCGAAGCAGACGGCTATTCAGGAACGAGTACTTCAACCACTCCGTGCCTATCATCAAATCATGCAAGTGCACCCCAATGGCAAGGAACGAACGGTCTTTGCTCTGGAGCAATTTGCCCTCACGGAGGATAAGCAACTGGAGGTGACGCTCTATGAACGTAATGGTGGGCGGACGCTCACGTTTTATATGCAGAATGAGGACTTGCTAAGAGCAAGGCGCATTGATAACCTAAAGCTGAAGTGGTGA